In Silene latifolia isolate original U9 population chromosome 6, ASM4854445v1, whole genome shotgun sequence, the genomic window GTAGGACCATAGTTAGGTGGTTTAGACATGATTCAAAGGAGTCTCCATGGACGGTGAAATCATTCATGAAAACTTCTAAAATGCACTCCACAAGGTCGGAGAAGATGCTCATCATGCACCGTTAAAAAGTTCCCGGTGCATTGCACAAGCCGAAAGGCATTCGACGGTATGCAAAGGTACCAAAAGGGCAAGTGAAATTtgttttggattgatcctccggttgaatggggatttgaaaatATCCGGAGTAGCCGTCCAAAAAACAATAATATTCATTTCCGCCCAACCGTTCTGGCATTTGGTCTAGAAAAGGTAAGGTTAAATGATCTTTTAAAGTGATCGCATTAAGGCGGAGATAGTCAATACACACCCGTCATCCCGTTTGTAAGCGGGTGGGGATCAATGCCCCATGGGTATTCTTGTCTACCGTCACCCCACCCTTTTTCGGTACAACTTGAGTTGGACTTACCCAATGGGAACCACTAATGGGGTAAATGATTCCCATTTTAAGTAGCTTTATGAGCTTCTCTTTCACCACTTCCATCATGGGAGGGATGAGTGGTCGTTGAGGTTGTCTCATGGGTTTTGCTCCTCCTTCCAACCGAATATTATGCATACATGTACTCGGACTTATCCCCTTGATATCGGCAATGCTCCACCTGAAAGCTTTTATATGGTCTTTTAACATGGCTACCAACCTCTCCTCTTGCTCCCTCTTGAGTTGATTTAAGATAATCAATGGGAGGGTATTATTTTCCCCCAAAAATACATACTTAAGATGGGTGGGAAGAGATTTTAGTTCATAGTTGGGTGGTTTGATAGTAGAGGGTAGTGGTCGCTCAAGATTGGCTTCTAGGGGAAGGAACGGGTTTGGGAGCTTATGTTCTTGAAAAGCTACAACTTCAGCTGACACCCGAGGCACACGCAGGATGCGTCCAGTGCCGCAGGCTGTGCCCCAACACGCAGGCTGCATTGTCAGACACAGACTGCGTTCTGGGCTACCTCGTTCATATTGAACTCCTTCTTTTGGAGCTTCCTCCTTATCTTCAAGGCTTTTTTCCTTGTCCAAATCCTTGGAATattcctgcacatcatgagacaacacTACACGCAAACCCTCTTGTTCCAAATCGTTAGTGAGGGCAACCTCGAGAGGGTCCCTTTGACACAAATTATAAATTTGGTTTACAATTGACTAAATTATATTAAAGAAGTAGCATGAATGTGAGTCTCTAGGTTGTCTCATGGTATCATAGATGTTATATGTGAGTTTCTTTCCGTCAAATTCCGTAGCTAAGTTTTCGTTAGACACGTCAATCTTTGTTTTAGAGGTCTTCATAAAGGGGCGTCTTAAAAGGATTGGGGTGGCCCTTGAATCGACTTCCATGTCAAGGACATAGAAGTCGGCCAGAAAAGTGAGATGATCGACCTCTACTAACACATCCTCCACCATCCCCTTAGggtaaatgtttgagcgatccgcAAGTTGGATCACTACATCGGTCTTGTTCAAAGGTGGAAGTCCGAAGGTCTCATAAAGAGTGTAGGGCATGACATTAATTGACGCACCTAGGTCTAACATTGCATGGGTGAAGCTCTTGTCCCCAATGGAGCATGATATAGTGAACATCCCCGGATCGCCACACTTCTTAGGAAGTGACTTTTTGAAAATGGCGGAGACGTgttctgatgtgactcataattgcgcacatttagtcccctaattgaacctattttgtatactattaaatcatttcatggccattttatccgtcaatttcttcctattttgctttcctagtgcatttcatatgttttgtaggaaagaagataaatgaggcggaattcccgtctcccgtgcatatttggaagctttttgatgatcttggatggactagtatgaagaggaggcaagaatgatgaccaaggatgtaggaataaagagtatataaaaggatcatagggttaaaagtaaggatgacgagaaggaagataTTACAAGAATAAATTGCTCGAAAcgaaaccaagagttgctcctttggctctgaaagtatgctagataaaacggcgtcgaaaaatcaagtgatctaggcttttgaatcactccaataggagtccggatgagaaaatgacgtccgttttacaatccgagctcaaatagagaaACTGTCCGctaggacgagcgtcccgagacccaatccgctcgtctcctgcagGACGAGCATCGCCCCTTCAAGAGGCTCGGATTGTTTGGCAGACAAGAATGAAGAAGAACACTGCcttaagatccgagcgtcccgtgcttgatccgctcgtctccccctgctgcagtccgagcgtcccgacccccaATCCTCTCGGATTCTTCTCCATTGCAGACCCTCCCTCAACCAAGCCGCTCGGGACTAGCATATTCTATGAAGtccaccaaaacggagatgctcatctccttggaaaggagcacttcctcaactcaacaattagcattgttatttactaatctacccttgcttaacctaatgatgtaccactatatatactccatttgtaataatcaaacgatcaagctttcttagattaaatcaactttccttagattaaattagaagtagattagaatagattatcctttaatctttccacaaaattacacattaatctttccttaattattgttcaagtttattattgagtaattcaagtttattattgggtaattagaagatcatttgggtttattgggagattgacaaccttccatcaatcatcaagtacttctattattctttgcattattattttggaatctccataggtataattctcttaatccttgttttaattattgttaatctttcttacttgttcatcatgttttaccttgttaatatgattgacaaccttgttagcatgttaaacttgataatgagtgagtagtctcttagttaggattaatgggtaattaggggaaaccaacatggggattgattcatgcttaatctaaaatgttcacataattaatttccttgcttgttgtgatgtcaacctatgcacatgttatgtttgatgaaatgctaagcctatgaatcgttgcatttttacccatcacttaccttttcaatgagacttgtaagacataaaccaactcgagtctcattagaccatgcatatagtggaataggaaggactaagtcgacttgtaggtgttgtacaatctaatcgattcggctctgggacccaaaccttcttagggattgtaagatatacactaactcgatcacatcacaacaataattgctctcttataattgagaacatgtttgtatgatcaactcccatgatttccttatgaacccatgatatcctagcatttttagtcatttatttacatccttcctttaattgcttgttttactccattgcttttattagactagaatcttcaacccattacaattgtgacaacccctagCACAatcataattagattgaacaatttgtgtACCcatcgtcccgtggatcgacctcgacttaaccactaactagttgtttttttgagaatataaatgtgtttgattgagagccccaacgacactctcgtcaaaatggcgccgttgccggggacgatgttgtgtatttgaattattcttttgtctagttatagttgtgcttcttttcttgagttttattgtacttgttttatttcatttgatCAACATTTCTACATTCAccttttggcaatatgaaaatgagtcttttgataagtatattacaagatttgaagattatatggctcatgcttggcatcatggttttactctttcaaattatgaagcatgttgtgttgtttataatggcatgaaccttgaaacccgcaacttggcatttcacttgagtggtggtaggatatgtgagatgagttgtgaggaattttgagaatttgttgagttcatgaccacccattgtcttaagcaaactatacatgacatatttgagagtgccaaggagAGTATAGcagcgataaaaaccacatttcaaaaattcattgagggaaactatgatgaaaatgacaTTTGTTAGAATGAGAAATATTCCTATGACCTTGAGCCAACCTACTATGCCCACAAATTTGCCACTCCTTGGGAAGATGAAGtgctagatgaagagagtgatgatgaggtggagtacattcttgattgtgaaaccaatgcttggGTGCCATCACCTTACTCTTCTTGTGTAccaatgaacccaacttccatggaatttgatgttaatgggcaaagtgagagtgagatggatgtgagcttgagtgaaaactcgccctttgaggatgacatattagagggagacaattgtgttgaacttggtgagccttattatgacaacccctttgataatggtccttgttgggatgaggaatatgaggacatttgggaaccccaaatagacacccttaaaatcaccttagatgataatgagCGTACTTACATTAAAAGTGGTGATTTTAACTATTTGGAGgataagttgagtgaattgccaaccaactacccatttcatgttcctaccatctatcacatctcttatgatttttgtcatagcattcttgacatgcttgttcggtcttttacttgggcattatttcattgcataatcttgtgttgttatccatgcttatttatatctcactcccaagaatttgaccgacttctaagtgctttgagtgctagtgataatttcCTATGAAATTGTTcattgataatctttggtttaatggagttcctcaataatcattaatttgtatatatgcatttagtgtaattttgcattcattcattcatttaataaattgcatgagagattaAAGGGAGGGatttcatattttaattgagctttttgaaggaaattaatgaaattgagaagatggaaaatgtaaagaaatgaagaaaatggagaatttaGGCTTGTGAGCAACTTTGTTATCattaaaaaggtgttgggtcgaaatttctcgaaatatgcgcatcccgagtccAATCCGCGCAGATTGAAAgacaagaaaaaaaagaaaagcttcctgcctgagaatccgagcggattctaaaGAAACCGAGCGTCCCTAGAAGGAATCCGCTCGAGCCGAGCTTGATCCGCGCGTCCTGGtacgggttggcaaattcaggaTGCACTGtgtgagaatccgagcgtcccgtgttgaatccgagcgtccgtgcATCAACTCGAGCGGATCAGACTTGATCCGAGCGGATTAATGCTAAAATCTCACCTTTTCTCATTTGGCTCATGACATGGCTATGTAtgcatcctatctaccatcttcatctcctacaaggattgtaagaaccctttctttctttatctctcaaagtatacttgcatttatgtagttacctcatgattaaacccttttcttcctacattagcaatagtgtttaaaatcggtttggggagattaaaCCATGAAGCGGCATACATATATCTTATAGTTtaggcttgcatttgtattatattgcatttaaattagttagttcatatagtatagtttgcattgtaatatatttcatatgattcatgtagttagttgcatatagactagaattcatacatagtcaccaataaccaaacctattcctttctacactagaaatagtgcttaaatcagtttgggaggtttgatcataggtgacctaagcatGCATCAATTAGTATAGTTtaaattgcattcatttgttatatatgtcatatagaattgcatttagttagaacatgcattcattcatttacatcattgcatttgtacttcatttccataaaatcaaaaaaatccaaaaatatgtttttctttttcattcctactcctacatgtacattgaggacaatgtccaaaataaagtgggggatgggaatttatattccaaaatgcataaaaattgaaaaattttgaaaaatacaaaaacatgtatttttgtttcataaacataaaaaccataaaaatttaaaaaattgaaaaccccaaaaacatgttcattttctttgtagtgtagtcttgtatatattgtttgtatatattgtgtttgtttatcctttttcacattgatcgactatgccaaatccgagacatgaggatattgaagaccgcatggtatgatctttccaatctcttttttcccctttatgttaatgactatgtggctttattttgattgatgtggtataaacaatgtgattataatattgcatttagattatttggcatattagttggtaaaatcatatgcattaggttgtataaatgttatttgcatcatggcatatagttgcatttagaaaaaaatttgtgaaaccgtcgatttgggaaacttgacaagtgtatataggccattgtagatactttttcttattgagactttgcttgttagaatacttgtaaaacaccctaggatgtgtcatactagtatcctttgacccatggattaaggcctagtcaagagtaccttgtggtattgataactccttagctaccgtttattctaaggtgacccttgaagccatgcaaccatcatccatgttctaccacattttgtcaacaaaagggaatgggcacaaaaattgttcaaaaatttgagttcaagaaatgaaatgaaaagtaaaaaaaagtttgcaattgaatcaaatgaaaagaggagcaaaaatagactcctatgcttcaaatataagcaccctccctacaaatggggtgactttgaaaatgttcaaaagaaatgcaaagaaaagttgaaagttgtcaagtattgaaatgtcaaacatcaaaagaaatggcaaaaagaaagtgttctcaaatgttaaatgtcagaaattggggggaataacaacaacaaaagcaaactcccatatgaaactcaaatacaaatgatccctttatccatcaaatccacttttgtgcatggtagagaggggacgacccttcttcttgtctaggcaagaaggggaattccgcgatcctccagtgtttctaacaccatagggagtcaactcttgacgaaagcatttaacgattgaggacaaagataccttagcttgacacaacttggaggtgatttattggtatccttctaggcttagtagtttgaagaaaccatatctatgatggaatgtgtacccttagattgtttccgttatagataatttccgccacttagatgaggaaagtggctattcgtttttgtagatgcatccattacttgttttgtgtgctttaatggttggatgtatcgccattttggcaagccccgccttgccttgcaaaaaggcatcttacctcacagttgtcttattgtgagttgaaggggcggagtgagacccgctaattatctcacatcagttatattattatgatagtttaaataaaggtctagttttagtcacctctttactcgggacgagtaaatgttcggtttggggatatttgatgtgactcataattgcgcacatttagtcacCTAAttaaacctattttgcatactattatatcatttcatggccattttatccgtcaattccttcctattttgctttcctagtgcatttcatatgttttgtaggaaataagataaatgaggcggaattcccgtctcccgtgcatatttggaagctttttgatgatcttggatggactagtatgaagaggaggtaagaatgatgaccaaggatgtagcaataaagagtatatagaaggatcataggggtaaaagtaaggatgacgagaaggaaggcattacaagaagaaattgttCGAAACCAAACTGAGAGTtcctcctttggctctgaaagtatgctagatgaaacgccgttgaaaaatcaagtgatctaggcttttgaatcactccaataggagtccgtatgagaaaatgacgtctgttttacaatccgagctcaaatagagaaACTGTCCGCTAGGACGAGCAtcccgagacccaatccgctcgtctcctacaggacgagcgtctccccttcaagatgctcggattgtttggcagacaagaatgaagaagaacactgccttaagatccgagcgtcccgtgcttgatccgctcgtctccccctgctgcagtccgagcgtcccgacccccaATCCTCTCGGATTCTTCTCCAGTGCAGACCCTCCCTCAgccaagccgctcgggacgagcatattctaTGAAGTCCACCAAAACagagatgctcatctccttggagaggagcacttcctcaactcaacaattagcattgttatttactaatctacccttgcttaacctaatgatgtaccactatatatactccatttgtaataatcaaaagatcaagctttcttagattaaatcaactttccttagattaaattagaagtagattagaatagattatcctttaatctttccacaaaattacacattaatctttccttaattattgttcaagtttattattgagtaattcaagtttattattgggtaattagaagatcatttgggtttattgggagattgacaaccttccatcaatcatcaagtacttctattattctttgcattattattttgcaatctccataggtataattctcttaatccttgttttaattattgttaatctttcttacttgttcatcatgttttgccttgttaatatgattgacaaccttgttagcatgttaaacttgataatgagtgagtagtctcttagttaggattaatgggtaattaggggaaaccaacatggggattgattcatgcttaatctaatatgttcacataattaatttgcttgcttgttgtgatgtcaacctatgcacatgttatgtttgatgaaatgctaagcctatgaatcgttgcatttttacccatcactcaccttttcaatgagacttgtaagacataaaccaactcgagtctcattagaccatgcatatagttgaataggaaggactaagtcgacttgtaggtgttgtaaaatctaatcgattcggctccgggacccaaaccttcttagggattgtaagatatacactaacttgatcacatcacaacaataattgctcgcctataattgagaacatgtttgtatgatcaactcccatgagttccttatgaacccatgatatcctagcatttttagtcatttgtttacatccttcctttaatTGCTTATTTTACTCCATTGCTTTCATTAGACTAGAATCttcaacccattacaattgtgacaacccctagcacaaccataattagattgaacaatttgtgtATCCACCGTCCCatagatcgacctcgacttaaccactaactagttgttttgttgataatataaatgtgtttgattgagagccacaACGACATTCTCGTCATGTTCACTTACCCTTACTTTTTGAGTTCATTTCTTTGTGTTCCTCCCAGGTATACAAAGTTCCTTAACTAATTTTGCATACCTCAGAACACTTTTCAAAAGATTGATTAGAAGAATATTCACTTCACACTTTCTTAAGGTTTCGTACAGATCATTATCTCTTTCAAACCTCTTAGAATGTGTGAGAGCGTGAGGGAAAGGTACCTCAATGATATGTTCTCTAATGATCTCATCGACATGATTCTTTGAGGTGTTGTTTTCTTCCTCTCCTTTGTCCATATTCAATGGACTCTTCATTTCTTCCCCACTAGCTTTGAATGATGACCCTTTTTCTTGCTCAACTAtaagctcttcttcttcttcttcttcttcttcttcttcttcttcttcttcttcttcttcttcttcttcttcttcttcaacttcttcttcaatgTCAATGACCCTCTCCTTTGACTTTGCCTTTCTATTCTTCTTTGGAGGGGATTCTAAGGTTCTCCCTTTCCTAAAAGTCATGGCACTCTCATTCTCCCTAGGTGGAGGAATGGTTGTGTGGACATGGGCTCAcctgctttttgaaatggttgaagaaaaccgggtttgaaaatcgtcattacgacggccaaaaaaggcgtgctttttgcaatggttatagaaaaccgggtttgaaaatcgtcattacgacggcctaaaaaggcgtacaacggtcagcgaaagaccgaggtttgaaatggccattataacggcgcaaaagggcaTTTTGAAAACTTTTGAAATGACACGAAAGGATGTATGAttacataacacataagcactcgtagttcattatattatgcataatgctgacacgggttttggcttaaaaaggtgggttacacaccaagcgatcaaaccccgattttctagagggataccaatccaaacaaaatgtgtaaggagggtgtcgTAGCCTCGTtcacgaaggaaatgaaagctctttgacgaaatataaatgtgtaacgtcaacggtatgcttgactcaagcgggattcgaaacacggggatgagaaaaactcacgctgatgagatgagccaattggtcgatagaGGTTAGGTTATGGGCACAGACAAGGAAcctgacttatgaccgtaatatcaattaatgcatttcaatcAAGACcccgttcgagtctcaccatctaggatcacaaagacacaagtggcctagttttccccagcgaagtcgccaatctatggacatgggcccacctgcgaCGCCCGGCCGATCTGCGGGCGCGGCAGCAGTCTTTTGAAAACCAAGCTCAGCTgcgtaagaatgctttcgaccggattgttttagatcggtcggtttcgtctcggcaagggtctcgaaatgatgcaaaggatgttcggagtcgccaccaagcatttgtgggatgcttggaacccattcgaatccactttatacctaggtcaaccaaggtaaaaagcggtgtttgacataggtactaaagataaggattcgtcctctttagcatcctatctctagaatgactctcattcgccctggataagctcgtccactatccaaagtttctgagtaagaagtgaaggtacatattgggaagccctttaatcagacaccc contains:
- the LOC141588478 gene encoding uncharacterized protein LOC141588478, which gives rise to MDKGEEENNTSKNHVDEIIREHIIEVPFPHALTHSKRFERDNDLYETLRKCEVNILLINLLKSVLRDPLEVALTNDLEQEGLRVVLSHDVQEYSKDLDKEKSLEDKEEAPKEGVQYERGSPERSLCLTMQPACWGTACGTGRILRVPRVSAEVVAFQEHKLPNPFLPLEANLERPLPSTIKPPNYELKSLPTHLKYVFLGENNTLPLIILNQLKREQEERLVAMLKDHIKAFRWSIADIKGISPSTCMHNIRLEGGAKPMRQPQRPLIPPMMEVVKEKLIKLLKMGIIYPISGSHWLLHKDAEFLFDDECRKAFDLLKERLISAPILQAPRWGRPFEMTDASDFAIGAVLGQRDGKTLYVIQYASSLLNDAQKNYTTTEKEFLAVVYALEKFRSYLLGIKLIIYTDHKAITELVGKKDTKPRLMRWVLLLSEFDVEVKEKKEVANVVADYLSQLNLKQQQMRRMGVVDGSLPHESLYALKTIEP